Proteins encoded by one window of Bacteroidota bacterium:
- a CDS encoding phosphatidylinositol-4-phosphate 5-kinase yields MKNLKNIVTAVLFLLTAFTLNAQTGCISGDCQKGTGTYKWEDGSTYSGKYKKGLRTGSGVYTFASGEKYTGKFKNDYYEGKGTLVYADGASYVGEFSAGKLEGKGVYKDANGDSYTGAFVNNNKEGKGVYTFANGSKYTGEFKNDKYNGKGVLIYNTGEKYTGEFVDNSFHGSGVYTMPSGDNYTGDFKNGMYEGRGTYIYKTGDKYVGDYIANNMNGKGVFTFANGTTYTGDFKDGAYNGYGIMITAAGDKYEGEYKNNKREGQGTYYFSNGTIQKGKWKNDNYLGE; encoded by the coding sequence ATGAAAAATCTTAAAAACATTGTAACCGCAGTATTATTTCTTCTAACCGCATTTACCTTAAATGCTCAAACAGGTTGTATTTCCGGCGATTGTCAAAAAGGTACCGGCACATATAAATGGGAAGACGGAAGTACCTATTCAGGTAAATATAAAAAAGGATTGCGCACGGGCAGTGGAGTTTACACTTTTGCAAGCGGCGAAAAATATACCGGTAAATTTAAAAATGATTATTATGAAGGAAAGGGAACCTTGGTTTATGCCGATGGTGCATCTTATGTTGGCGAATTCAGCGCTGGTAAATTGGAAGGAAAAGGAGTTTATAAAGATGCAAATGGTGATTCTTATACAGGAGCTTTCGTAAATAATAACAAAGAAGGAAAAGGTGTTTACACTTTTGCAAATGGAAGTAAATACACCGGCGAATTTAAAAATGATAAATACAATGGCAAAGGAGTTTTAATTTATAATACAGGAGAAAAATATACCGGCGAATTTGTTGATAATAGTTTCCATGGTTCCGGTGTTTATACAATGCCTTCAGGTGATAATTATACCGGTGATTTTAAAAATGGAATGTATGAAGGCAGAGGAACTTATATTTATAAAACAGGAGATAAATATGTTGGTGATTATATTGCCAATAATATGAATGGAAAAGGAGTATTCACTTTTGCCAACGGTACAACCTACACCGGCGATTTTAAAGATGGCGCCTACAATGGATATGGAATAATGATCACTGCCGCCGGCGATAAATACGAAGGAGAATACAAAAACAATAAAAGAGAAGGCCAAGGTACCTATTATTTCAGCAATGGAACAATCCAGAAGGGTAAGTGGAAGAATGATAATTATTTGGGAGAGTGA
- a CDS encoding RNA 2'-phosphotransferase, with product MPNQKEITQISKFLSLVLRHKPETIGIDLDVNGWTDTDILLTKLNQNGWSIDFKTLKSVVETNAKQRFAFNSTLTKIRANQGHSIEVDLNIKSQKPPEILFHGTGSNSVLFILETGLEKKGRNHVHLSSDIETAIKVGQRHGKPFVFEILAQEMHNDNFEFYLSENGVWLTDHVPVKYLRDHAL from the coding sequence ATGCCTAACCAAAAAGAAATTACACAGATCAGCAAATTTTTAAGCTTGGTATTGCGCCATAAACCTGAAACAATTGGAATAGATCTAGATGTGAATGGTTGGACAGATACTGACATACTACTGACAAAATTAAATCAAAATGGTTGGAGCATTGATTTCAAAACTTTAAAATCTGTTGTTGAAACCAACGCTAAACAAAGGTTTGCTTTTAATTCCACCCTTACCAAAATAAGGGCAAATCAAGGACATTCCATTGAAGTTGACTTAAACATTAAATCGCAAAAACCGCCGGAAATTTTATTTCATGGTACTGGTTCAAATTCTGTTTTGTTCATCTTGGAAACAGGCCTTGAAAAAAAAGGAAGAAACCATGTTCATCTCAGTAGTGATATTGAAACTGCCATCAAGGTGGGTCAGCGTCATGGAAAACCATTTGTTTTCGAAATATTGGCGCAGGAAATGCACAACGATAATTTTGAATTTTATTTATCGGAAAATGGCGTATGGCTTACAGATCATGTTCCTGTTAAATATTTGAGAGACCATGCACTTTAA
- a CDS encoding ion transporter has translation MLKQKKDKIRNRLQEIIYESNTPAGKAFDVSLLILIIWSILIVIFDSVESWHASFGRLFFILEWIFTIIFTIEYILRLVSIKRPLSYVFSFLGVIDLLAIIPSYLSIFFIGAQSLLVLRALRLLRIFRIFKLTHFLTEMQFLGEAIKGSLRKISIFMLIVLMLVVILGSIMYLVENGENGFASIPDCIYWAIVTITTVGYGDISPVTPLGKFVASIIMLMGYAIIAVPTGIVTTEMALAARKNEQKNEVCPRCGKEGHDKDAKYCKRCGELI, from the coding sequence ATGTTGAAACAAAAAAAGGATAAAATACGCAATAGGTTACAGGAAATAATTTACGAATCGAACACTCCTGCCGGAAAAGCTTTTGATGTTTCGCTGTTGATTTTGATCATATGGAGTATTTTAATTGTGATCTTCGATAGTGTGGAGAGTTGGCATGCATCATTTGGGCGATTATTTTTTATACTGGAATGGATATTCACCATTATTTTTACAATCGAATATATTTTGCGTCTGGTTAGTATAAAAAGGCCTTTGAGTTATGTATTTAGTTTTTTAGGAGTTATTGATCTCCTTGCAATTATTCCCAGTTATTTAAGTATATTTTTTATTGGTGCGCAATCGTTGCTTGTGTTACGTGCATTGCGATTACTGCGAATATTCCGCATTTTTAAATTAACTCATTTTCTAACGGAGATGCAATTTCTGGGAGAAGCCATAAAAGGAAGCTTGAGGAAGATCAGTATTTTCATGCTCATCGTTTTAATGCTTGTGGTAATTCTTGGTTCTATAATGTACCTTGTTGAAAACGGAGAAAATGGATTTGCAAGCATTCCTGATTGTATTTATTGGGCTATAGTTACCATTACTACGGTAGGTTATGGCGATATTTCACCTGTAACACCATTGGGCAAATTTGTAGCAAGTATTATCATGCTTATGGGTTATGCTATTATCGCTGTTCCCACAGGTATTGTTACAACAGAAATGGCTCTGGCAGCAAGAAAAAATGAACAAAAAAATGAGGTTTGTCCGAGATGTGGAAAGGAAGGACATGATAAGGATGCAAAATATTGTAAGAGGTGTGGGGAGTTGATTTAA
- a CDS encoding IscS subfamily cysteine desulfurase: protein MLKLPIYLDNSATTPADPRVVDTMVPYFYEHFGNAASRNHPFGWEAEGAVDKAREQIAKLINASDKEIILTSGATEADNLAIKGVFDMYSRKGNHIVTVTTEHKAVLDTCKHLEKQGAEVTYLKTDNEGNIDLNELESVITDKTILVAVMYANNEIGTIHPIKKIAEIAHKKGALLFTDATQAAGKISIDVERDGIDLMAFTAHKMYGPKGVGALYVRRKNPRVKVTAQMDGGGHERGMRSGTLNVPGIVGFGKAAELAMLEMDADAARLSKMRDRLETELMKIEESYVNGNRESRLPHISNISFKYVEGEGLMMAFNQNIAVSSGSACTSASLEPSYVLKALGLGDDLAHSSIRFSLGRFTTDEQIDYTIEHVRTAVLKLREMSPLWEMFKDGIDLSTIEWAAH from the coding sequence ATGCTCAAACTACCTATATATCTGGATAATAGCGCCACCACGCCTGCCGACCCTCGTGTTGTTGATACCATGGTGCCTTACTTTTACGAACATTTTGGCAATGCGGCAAGCAGAAACCATCCTTTTGGCTGGGAAGCCGAAGGTGCGGTAGACAAAGCCCGTGAACAAATTGCAAAACTTATAAATGCTTCCGATAAGGAGATCATCCTTACTTCCGGTGCTACAGAGGCTGATAATCTCGCTATTAAAGGGGTTTTCGATATGTATTCCAGGAAGGGTAACCATATAGTTACAGTTACCACGGAGCATAAAGCAGTTTTGGATACTTGCAAACACCTCGAAAAACAAGGAGCTGAAGTTACTTATCTCAAAACCGACAACGAAGGAAATATCGATCTTAACGAACTGGAAAGTGTAATTACCGATAAAACCATTTTGGTGGCTGTAATGTATGCCAACAATGAGATCGGCACCATCCACCCCATTAAAAAAATTGCTGAAATTGCCCATAAAAAGGGTGCTTTATTGTTTACGGATGCAACACAGGCTGCAGGTAAAATTTCTATAGATGTGGAGCGCGACGGTATCGACCTTATGGCCTTTACCGCTCACAAAATGTATGGTCCGAAGGGTGTTGGAGCCTTGTACGTGCGCAGAAAGAACCCTAGGGTAAAAGTTACTGCCCAAATGGACGGCGGAGGTCACGAACGCGGAATGCGCAGCGGTACATTAAATGTACCCGGTATTGTTGGTTTTGGCAAAGCTGCCGAACTTGCTATGCTCGAAATGGACGCAGATGCTGCAAGACTAAGCAAAATGCGCGATCGTCTGGAAACAGAACTTATGAAAATTGAAGAGTCGTATGTGAATGGAAACCGCGAAAGCCGTTTGCCACATATTTCCAATATTTCCTTCAAATATGTTGAAGGAGAGGGATTAATGATGGCATTCAACCAAAATATTGCCGTAAGCAGTGGATCTGCCTGCACAAGTGCTTCATTAGAACCAAGTTATGTGTTAAAAGCACTCGGTTTAGGTGATGACCTTGCACATTCCAGTATTCGTTTTTCACTCGGCAGATTTACAACCGACGAACAAATTGATTATACCATAGAACACGTTAGAACAGCAGTGCTAAAATTGAGAGAAATGAGTCCACTTTGGGAAATGTTTAAAGATGGAATTGATCTCAGCACGATCGAATGGGCAGCGCATTGA
- the hflX gene encoding GTPase HflX encodes MLHIIENNKKERAILIGLVTQNQTLEQLNEYFDELEFLAETAGAETIEKFYQKLPHPDMKTYVGKGKLQEIVDFVTANEIDLVILDDEISPSQLRNIEAEVKIKVVDRSMLILDIFATRAQTVQAKTQVELAQTQYMLPRLKGLWSHLDRIKGGIGMRGSGEKEIETDRRVAQQKIALLKEKLLKIGLQNETQRKNRGDLIRVALVGYTNVGKSTIMNLLSKSEVFAENKLFATLDTTVRKIVLDRTPFLLSDTVGFIRKLPHHLIESFKSTLDEVRESDILLHVVDISHPAFEDQIKVVNETLKELNASEKPSILIFNKMDLYEKNNFDKYLQSDIKLDILNDLKKSWMSKSNYHCVFISATEKNNVGELRVLLTDLVKEQYQIRYPYKTEFF; translated from the coding sequence ATGCTGCATATTATAGAAAACAATAAAAAAGAAAGGGCGATACTTATTGGTCTTGTTACCCAAAATCAAACTTTGGAACAACTGAATGAGTATTTTGACGAATTGGAATTTCTTGCCGAAACCGCCGGCGCAGAAACGATTGAAAAGTTTTATCAAAAATTGCCACATCCCGACATGAAAACCTATGTTGGTAAGGGTAAGCTTCAGGAAATTGTGGATTTTGTAACGGCAAATGAAATTGATCTTGTGATTTTGGATGATGAAATTTCACCGTCCCAATTGCGCAATATAGAAGCGGAGGTAAAAATTAAAGTTGTGGATCGCAGTATGCTCATTCTCGACATTTTTGCCACACGCGCACAAACGGTTCAGGCAAAAACTCAGGTTGAACTCGCACAAACGCAATATATGTTACCGCGATTAAAAGGATTATGGTCGCATTTGGACAGAATAAAAGGTGGTATCGGAATGCGTGGTTCGGGGGAAAAAGAAATTGAGACCGACAGACGTGTTGCCCAACAAAAGATCGCATTACTTAAAGAGAAACTTTTAAAAATAGGATTACAAAACGAAACGCAAAGAAAAAATCGCGGTGACTTAATCCGTGTTGCTTTGGTGGGATATACCAACGTTGGTAAATCCACCATCATGAATTTACTGAGTAAAAGTGAAGTGTTCGCAGAAAATAAATTATTTGCAACATTGGATACCACAGTAAGAAAAATTGTGCTCGATAGAACTCCTTTTTTATTAAGTGATACTGTTGGGTTTATAAGGAAACTTCCCCATCATTTAATTGAAAGTTTTAAATCAACTTTAGATGAAGTGCGTGAGAGTGATATTTTATTACATGTAGTTGATATTTCGCATCCGGCTTTTGAAGATCAAATAAAAGTAGTAAATGAAACACTGAAAGAATTAAATGCCTCTGAAAAACCGAGTATTTTAATTTTTAACAAAATGGATCTTTACGAAAAAAATAATTTCGATAAATATTTGCAAAGCGATATTAAACTAGACATCCTAAACGACCTTAAAAAATCGTGGATGAGTAAATCGAATTATCATTGTGTGTTTATTTCTGCTACCGAAAAAAATAATGTCGGAGAACTGAGGGTGTTGTTAACTGATTTGGTGAAGGAGCAGTATCAGATTAGGTATCCGTATAAGACGGAGTTCTTTTGA
- the mce gene encoding methylmalonyl-CoA epimerase: protein MKKIEHIGIAVKNLEAANILFAKLFGKQHYKIEGVEREGVQTSFFMMGETKVELLQATNDESAIEKFIEKRGEGIHHIAFAVDDIYAEMKRMEAEGFILLNKEPLPGADNKLICFLHPKSTGGILVELCMEREEKGERREE from the coding sequence ATGAAAAAGATAGAACACATCGGAATTGCAGTTAAAAATCTGGAAGCTGCCAATATTTTATTCGCAAAATTATTTGGCAAACAACATTATAAAATTGAGGGTGTAGAAAGAGAAGGTGTGCAAACCTCTTTTTTTATGATGGGCGAAACAAAAGTAGAATTATTGCAAGCAACAAATGATGAATCAGCAATAGAAAAATTTATTGAAAAACGCGGCGAAGGAATTCACCACATCGCATTTGCCGTTGACGATATTTATGCAGAAATGAAACGCATGGAAGCGGAAGGATTTATTTTATTAAACAAAGAACCTTTACCGGGTGCGGATAATAAATTGATTTGTTTTTTGCATCCGAAAAGTACCGGGGGGATTTTGGTGGAGTTGTGCATGGAGAGGGAGGAGAAAGGAGAAAGGAGAGAGGAGTGA
- a CDS encoding peptidase M61 has protein sequence MKNMFVAILMALTSSVFAEEIPQNNTNYIATIDLTKVENDRVKVTIDVPEVSSETIVYCLPKIVPGTYSIYDFGRFIFEFNAFDKKGNKLKFEPVDVNQYKIFNATQLDKIEYWVDDSYDMTMENVVFEPAGTNIYDNNFMINTFGFIGYMEGMKENDYELIIKKPESFYGATPLKTEKNDQWSDTYHLNNYDHLADSPILYAVADTAMKMVGGAEVLIGVYSPNKIITAQQIMDNVSEILEAQGKYLGGKLPVDKYAFLFYFTDTASVSGSMGALEHKNSSVYFLPEMPIQDIAETLRDVCAHEFFHIVTPLNIHSGEIADFNFIEPNMSKHLWLYEGQTEYAAHHAQVQAGLISKEEFLLRMQGKIENSSAYYNDTLAFTTMSKNCLEQYKEEYGNVYQKGALINMCLDIELRRLSNGKYGTQELMRDLGKEYGINKAFVDDELFDKITAMTYPEIGKFFTNYVEGNKSIPYDKYFAYAGIITSPVEYMKIITLGNVSLNYDITDEESTIVINDLEGSNAFAKDMGYQVGDRLLSINGMSLTAGNGNNTIDLWKSQTKPGDKVIIIAQRKMKNGKLKKVKLKGNAMEVEVEKPRVLMINENATPEQINLRNAWLNG, from the coding sequence ATGAAAAATATGTTTGTTGCCATACTAATGGCTTTAACAAGTTCTGTATTTGCGGAAGAAATACCCCAAAATAACACTAATTATATAGCCACCATCGACCTTACCAAGGTGGAAAATGATCGTGTAAAAGTAACTATTGATGTGCCGGAGGTTTCGTCTGAAACAATTGTGTATTGTCTCCCGAAAATAGTTCCCGGAACCTATTCCATTTACGATTTCGGTAGATTTATATTTGAATTTAATGCATTTGATAAAAAAGGCAATAAATTAAAATTTGAACCTGTTGATGTTAATCAATATAAAATATTTAATGCCACGCAATTGGATAAAATTGAATATTGGGTAGACGATTCCTACGACATGACGATGGAAAATGTTGTTTTTGAACCTGCAGGAACTAATATTTACGACAATAATTTTATGATCAATACTTTCGGATTCATCGGATATATGGAAGGCATGAAAGAAAATGATTATGAACTCATCATTAAAAAACCGGAATCATTTTATGGTGCAACTCCTTTAAAAACGGAAAAAAATGATCAATGGTCGGATACTTATCATTTAAACAATTATGATCATCTCGCAGATTCGCCAATTTTATATGCAGTTGCAGATACTGCGATGAAAATGGTTGGGGGTGCGGAAGTTTTAATTGGTGTTTATTCTCCCAATAAAATAATTACTGCACAACAAATCATGGATAATGTTAGTGAAATACTGGAAGCGCAAGGAAAATATCTGGGAGGGAAATTACCGGTAGATAAATACGCATTTTTATTTTATTTTACCGATACTGCTAGTGTGAGCGGTAGTATGGGCGCCCTGGAACACAAAAATTCCAGTGTTTATTTTTTGCCTGAAATGCCCATTCAAGATATTGCAGAAACATTGAGAGATGTTTGTGCTCATGAATTTTTTCATATTGTAACTCCATTAAATATTCATTCCGGAGAAATTGCTGATTTCAATTTTATTGAACCGAATATGAGTAAACATTTGTGGTTGTATGAAGGGCAAACGGAATACGCTGCACATCATGCACAGGTTCAGGCCGGGCTGATCTCCAAGGAAGAATTTTTATTGAGAATGCAAGGTAAAATTGAAAATTCTAGTGCTTATTATAACGATACACTTGCCTTTACAACTATGAGTAAAAATTGCCTTGAACAATATAAAGAGGAATACGGCAACGTATATCAAAAAGGTGCCCTGATAAATATGTGCCTCGATATAGAATTGCGTCGTTTGAGCAACGGCAAATATGGCACACAGGAACTCATGCGTGATCTTGGAAAAGAATATGGAATTAATAAAGCATTTGTAGATGATGAATTATTTGATAAAATTACGGCAATGACCTACCCGGAGATTGGAAAATTTTTCACAAATTATGTGGAAGGAAATAAATCAATTCCCTATGATAAGTATTTTGCCTATGCAGGAATAATTACTTCACCTGTAGAATATATGAAAATTATAACATTGGGAAATGTTTCCTTGAATTATGATATCACCGATGAAGAAAGTACAATAGTTATTAACGACCTCGAAGGGTCTAATGCTTTTGCGAAAGACATGGGTTATCAGGTTGGCGATCGTTTATTAAGTATAAATGGTATGTCGTTAACAGCAGGAAATGGCAACAACACGATCGACCTCTGGAAATCGCAAACAAAACCCGGAGATAAAGTAATAATAATTGCCCAACGCAAAATGAAAAACGGCAAACTCAAAAAAGTAAAATTAAAAGGAAATGCAATGGAGGTAGAAGTTGAAAAACCACGCGTATTAATGATAAATGAAAATGCAACACCTGAACAAATTAATTTGAGAAATGCATGGTTAAACGGTTAA
- a CDS encoding iron-sulfur cluster assembly accessory protein, with product MIFISELAKEKVEDLKSQAGLGQDFFIRISVVGGGCSGLSYKMDFDNEEKPGDQLFEDRGEKLVTDLKSFLYLCDTTLDYSDGLNGKGFQFINPNAGRTCGCGESFAV from the coding sequence ATGATATTCATCAGCGAACTTGCAAAAGAAAAAGTAGAAGACCTAAAATCCCAGGCGGGATTAGGACAAGACTTCTTTATTCGCATTAGCGTTGTAGGAGGTGGTTGCAGTGGATTGAGTTATAAAATGGATTTTGATAACGAAGAAAAACCGGGCGATCAGTTATTTGAGGACAGAGGCGAAAAATTAGTTACCGACCTCAAAAGTTTCCTCTATTTATGTGATACAACTTTAGATTATTCCGACGGACTAAATGGAAAAGGCTTTCAATTTATCAACCCAAATGCAGGAAGAACTTGCGGATGTGGAGAAAGTTTTGCAGTTTAG
- the iscU gene encoding Fe-S cluster assembly scaffold IscU, producing the protein MAYSKKVLDHYENPQNVGTLDNKKKEVGTGLVGAPECGDVMRLQIEVDPETQKIVDAKFKTFGCGSAIASSSLATEWLKGKTIDEALTIDNMDIVEELALPPVKIHCSVLAEDAIKAAIQDYRIKNGLEALVLEDKIVH; encoded by the coding sequence ATGGCATATTCAAAAAAAGTATTGGATCACTACGAGAATCCTCAAAATGTGGGAACGCTCGACAATAAGAAAAAAGAAGTGGGCACCGGATTAGTTGGAGCTCCTGAGTGTGGTGATGTTATGCGTTTACAGATCGAGGTTGATCCTGAAACACAAAAGATCGTTGACGCTAAATTTAAAACCTTTGGTTGCGGAAGTGCAATTGCTTCTTCCTCATTAGCTACAGAATGGCTAAAAGGAAAAACAATTGATGAGGCTTTAACAATTGATAATATGGATATAGTGGAAGAGCTGGCTTTGCCTCCGGTTAAAATTCACTGTTCCGTATTAGCCGAAGACGCTATCAAAGCAGCAATTCAGGACTACCGTATTAAGAACGGTCTTGAGGCGTTGGTTTTGGAAGATAAAATTGTTCATTAA
- a CDS encoding serine hydroxymethyltransferase: MQRDNQIFDIIQKELHRQTEGIELIASENFVSTQVMEAMGSCLTNKYAEGYPGKRYYGGCEFVDEAEQLAIDRAKQLFGADYANVQPHSGAQANAAVMLGCINAGDTLLGFNLSHGGHLTHGSPVNFSGKLYKPVFYSVEEETGLIDMNKVEEIAHREKPKLIIAGASAYARDWDYARFRAIADSVGAILMADISHPAGLIATKLLNDPMPHCHIVTTTTHKTLRGPRGGMIMIGKDFENPWGQKTPKGETKMMSTIMDSAVFPGTQGGPLEHVIAAKAIAFGEDLTADYKNYCKQVIANAQAMANAFVGRGYKIISGGTDNHLMLIDLRSKNISGKKAEAVLGEANITVNKNMVPFDDKSPFVTSGIRIGTPAVTTRGMKEKDMEQFVDWIDQIIMNSDDMDLKLRIKKEINTFASAFSLFAY; this comes from the coding sequence ATGCAAAGAGATAATCAGATATTCGATATTATTCAAAAAGAACTCCATCGCCAGACAGAAGGCATTGAATTGATCGCCAGCGAAAATTTTGTCAGCACTCAGGTGATGGAAGCTATGGGAAGCTGCCTTACAAACAAATATGCCGAAGGTTACCCGGGAAAAAGATATTACGGTGGATGTGAATTTGTGGATGAGGCAGAACAACTTGCCATCGACAGAGCCAAACAATTGTTTGGTGCCGATTATGCAAATGTGCAACCTCACAGCGGAGCTCAGGCTAATGCTGCTGTTATGCTCGGATGTATTAATGCCGGAGATACCTTGCTTGGATTTAATTTATCGCACGGTGGACATTTAACACACGGAAGTCCGGTTAATTTTTCCGGTAAATTATACAAACCTGTTTTTTATTCCGTAGAAGAGGAAACAGGTTTAATTGATATGAATAAAGTGGAGGAGATCGCACACCGCGAAAAACCAAAACTCATAATTGCAGGCGCAAGTGCTTATGCCCGCGATTGGGATTATGCAAGGTTTCGCGCCATTGCAGATAGTGTCGGCGCAATTTTAATGGCAGATATTTCTCATCCCGCAGGTCTCATCGCAACAAAATTGTTGAATGATCCGATGCCGCATTGTCATATTGTTACTACAACAACACATAAAACATTGCGTGGCCCCCGCGGAGGAATGATCATGATAGGTAAAGATTTTGAAAATCCATGGGGACAAAAAACTCCAAAAGGTGAAACAAAAATGATGAGCACAATAATGGATAGTGCAGTTTTTCCGGGAACACAGGGAGGACCTTTGGAACATGTAATCGCAGCAAAGGCAATTGCCTTTGGGGAAGACCTTACCGCGGATTATAAAAATTATTGTAAACAGGTAATTGCAAATGCTCAGGCAATGGCGAATGCATTTGTTGGTCGCGGATACAAAATTATTTCCGGTGGAACAGATAACCATTTAATGTTGATTGACCTTCGCAGCAAAAATATTTCCGGAAAAAAAGCGGAAGCTGTTTTAGGAGAGGCAAATATCACTGTAAATAAGAACATGGTTCCATTTGATGATAAATCACCCTTTGTTACTTCGGGAATTCGTATTGGAACACCCGCGGTAACCACTCGTGGGATGAAAGAAAAGGATATGGAACAATTTGTTGACTGGATTGATCAGATAATTATGAATTCCGATGATATGGATTTAAAATTGCGCATTAAAAAAGAGATCAATACTTTTGCATCTGCATTTTCTTTATTCGCTTATTAA